The following proteins come from a genomic window of Anopheles ziemanni chromosome 3, idAnoZiCoDA_A2_x.2, whole genome shotgun sequence:
- the LOC131286270 gene encoding soluble guanylate cyclase 89Db-like has protein sequence MYGMLLESVQHFVQLEYGEFVWRQALLTTGCKNTVFNTHQLYPDSLIPDLAAALSAITGKPFDEFMIFFGRCFVRFFSNFGYDELIKATGRYFCDFLHSVDNIHLQMRFTYRKMKSPSMQLTEVDEHGAVLVYRSTRTGFSKYLRGQLLEIAKQLYGMDVSIKVLESQNDNPGGTSGPISIQGGLKTVIVKYRLDFDNREYMQRRVHIKAHPSQLQLTPVNSLLLLNLFPFALILNEEMKITAVGEKLIESWMLNNANRSPTELIGAKVTEHFKLRRPSGITFTWENIKRLQTVLFEIQLLKGSSAKGAKDPAKSIEYQPTPSQTERTTAPEDASKLMSSIPRRGSQGLRSILLKGEMRYIKDINSLVFLCSPLINNLEELREMGLYLNDLNPHGLSREMVFSGFSHYSRLDLMCEREEQRAEELETSLALADSWKRQGDELLYSMIPRSIAERLREGQNPHETCQSFEEVTVLFAEVQETITGDDSIKYAMTTVNTLNAAFSAFDELINSPMAYKVETVGKVYMAVSGAPDINPFHAQHMADLALDMLHSIRELNLPGVGVKIGFHSGPIVAGIVGLKVPRYCLFGDTVNTASRMESSGDTDRIQVSGYTAQKLKKIGYALSYRGKVAVKGKGDMETFWLEGAPSKQK, from the exons atgtaTGGCATGCTGTTGGAGAGCGTACAACACTTTGTACAG CTCGAATATGGGGAATTTGTTTGGCGCCAAGCGTTGCTCACCACTGGATGCAAAAATACTGTCTTCAATACACATCAG CTTTATCCCGACAGCTTGATTCCAGATCTTGCGGCGGCGCTTTCCGCCATTACCGGAAAACCTTTCGATGAGTTTATGATTTTCTTCGGACGATGCTTTGTGCGTTTCTTCAGCAACTTTGGCTACGACGAGCTGATCAAGGCCACCGGGCGTTACTTCTGCGACTTTCTGCACTCGGTCGACAACATTCATCTGCAGATGCGTTTCACATATCGTAAGATGAAGAGTCCTTCGATGCAGTTGACCGAGGTGGACGAACATGGCGCGGTTCTAGTCTACCGGAGCACGCGCACAGGTTTCTCGAAGTATCTGCGTGGACAGCTGCTAGAAATAGCGAAACAGCTGTACGGGATGGACGTCAGCATAAAGGTGCTGGAAAGTCAGAACGATAATCCAGGAGGAACGTCTGGGCCTATCTCCATACAGGGCGGTCTGAAGACGGTCATCGTGAAGTATCGTTTGGACTTTGATAATCGAGAATAT ATGCAACGGCGTGTACACATCAAGGCGCACCCGTCACAACTACAGCTGACGCCCGTTAACAGTCTGTTACTGCTGAATCTCTTCCCATTCGCACTCATACTTAACGAAGAAATGAAGATCACCGCCGTTGGCGAGAAGCTGATCGAGTCTTGGATGCTCAACAATGCTAACCGTTCGCCGACGGAGCTTATTGGGGCAAAAGTTACGGAACACTTCAAGCTGCGCCGTCCCAGTGGAATTACCTTCACTTGGGAGAAT ATTAAAAGACTTCAGACCGTTCTGTTTGAGATACAGTTGCTAAAGGGATCATCGGCCAAGGGTGCGAAAGATCCGGCAAAATCGATTGAATACCAGCCGACACCGAGTCAGACGGAACGGACCACCGCCCCTGAAGACGCTTCTAAGCTGATGTCATCTATTCCACGACGGGGATCGCAGGGTCTAAGAAGTATTTTGCTCAAGGGAGAAATGCGCTacatcaaagacataaactcACTCGTTTTTCTATGCAGCCCTCT AATCAACAACTTAGAGGAGCTGCGTGAAATGGGTCTCTACTTAAACGATCTGAACCCTCACGGGTTGAGTCGGGAGATGGTGTTCTCCGGATTTTCACACTACTCTCGGCTGGACTTGATGTGTGAACGGGAGGAACAGCGTGCGGAAGAACTTGAAACTTCACTAGCGCTGGCCGACTCGTGGAAGCGCCAGGGCGACGAACTGTTGTACTCCATGATCCCACGCTCCATAGCGGAGCGGCTACGCGAGGGCCAGAACCCGCACGAGACTTGCCAGAGTTTCGAAGAGGTGACGGTGCTTTTCGCAGAGGTCCAGGAGACGATCACGGGCGACGATTCGATAAAGTATGCCATGACAACGGTCAACACGCTCAACGCCGCATTTAGCGCGTTCGATGAGTTGATAAATTCGCCTATGGCCTACAAGGTGGAGACGGTCGGGAAGGTGTACATGGCAGTGAGTGGGGCGCCTGACATTAATCCTTTCCACGCGCAGCACATGGCAGACTTGGCACTGGATATGCTACACAGCATTCGGGAGCTAAATCTTCCGGGTGTTGGCGTGAAGATAGGCTTCCACTCGGGCCCAATAGTGGCGGGGATTGTGGGGCTGAAAGTACCCCGGTACTGCCTGTTTGGGGATACGGTGAACACGGCCTCACGCATGGAGAGCAGCGGCGACACAGACCGCATCCAGGTATCGGGCTATACAGCGCAAAAGTTAAAAAAGATAGGCTACGCTCTTTCATATCGTGGGAAGGTGGCTGTTAAG GGCAAAGGAGACATGGAAACATTCTGGCTGGAGGGAGCACCGAGCAAACAGAAGTAG
- the LOC131285049 gene encoding mucin-5AC-like: protein MSIGKMYVFSVKWFVFGCLLVVHADENHQRQLPEFTPPPPKDHGPTTPAAIGLFIVPFPQSAADGSIVDVNPNFIAALQSGVSPFAAFVQSDTGAQRFPPDTNWTLPQHIALISTFINQTQANILKPGGQQQTNAGTSAQSSAPKDPVFMSAPLAYKPGKPNLVGQLLANAPGFNNSFAMITNLVESKPVAALASISDAPQSDPLQGLMDSPQSAVLNATSAVQGVIDQWGSNVQNGVGNFFGLSSNQPNNDQAASSSPNAPLNPVQSLVEGSQASWNNATAVAQGIAGQFGSNVQNGVSNVFGINLNRPSNDEPVTDTTQSTSPGPDTTTSTAQSSSTELAATDSSTVSTSVTGAPTSATPTSATPTSGFSNPFSSLFNTSQLSLLNNSVLVQTLTGQVSSNLANGLAGPFFANLNRPVKHDQRGASLKDNPGKGFPPSWIIPQNLDGISSLVNQSGIVKPSGGLQPVANNSGLAFTSNDPVVLNAPAYKPEKPNLVGQLLSNAPGFNNSFASISNLIQAKPESPATMVYKDTIPDPLQALISSSQSAVSNTTGAVQGTIGQWGSNVQNGVSNVFGVNVNRPSNDEPVTDTTQATSSAPDTTTSTAKTSPATDSSPTSATVAAAPAGTSIISGSLNPLVVLGGSSKPSLLNATQGLITPLGSNGLIFYKNPNRPNASQNASADTPLMDVPPTAPTCAGCTPGQCSYSPFRNLRIIGGSDVNYTTDFPWVALIKYSGTPYTQGSLINDRAILTTATIVSSMIDISSISVVLGILDRSATGTTDHMISSTYIHPGYSSSNLFADNIGILTLMTPLTSSFEPVCLPMGSQVYYPIPKATVVGWGSSTTLNGPKTDDLQVAELQMYATVACQTAYGSKVTNKNLCAGQGRPPSTKKGTCTGDGGSPLMAKPPLSSVWQLLGITIEIPNAGCGVWSQPSVFTNVAAYMDWIVTYGPGCSCPQTSPY from the exons ATGTCGATCGGTAAAATGTACGTTTTTAGTGTAAAATGGTTCGTCTTCGGTTGTCTGTTGGTGGTTCACGCCGATGAAAACCATCAG CGACAACTGCCGGAGTTCACACCACCCCCTCCGAAGGACCATGGCCCTACAACCCCGGCGGCTATCGGGCTGTTCATTGTGCCGTTTCCCCAGTCGGCCGCCGACGGCTCAATAGTCGACGTTAATCCAAACTTTATAGCCGCCTTGCAGTCCGGTGTTAGCCCTTTCGCTGCGTTTGTGCAGAGCGACACCGGGGCACAAAGATTTCCTCCGGATACTAATTGGACTTTACCCCAGCATATTGCGCTCATCAGCACGTTCATAAATCAGACACAGGCGAACATTCTCAAACCAGGTGGGCAACAGCAGACCAATGCCGGTACCAGTGCTCAAAGTTCGGCACCCAAAGATCCCGTCTTTATGTCTGCTCCCTTAGCGTATAAGCCGGGTAAGCCAAACCTTGTGGGGCAGCTGCTTGCCAACGCTCCAGGGTTTAACAATAGCTTTGCAATGATCACAAATTTGGTAGAAAGTAAGCCTGTGGCGGCTCTTGCTTCGATATCGGATGCCCCCCAATCGGACCCCTTACAAGGATTGATGGACTCTCCACAGTCAGCCGTGTTGAACGCCACCAGCGCTGTGCAAGGAGTCATCGATCAGTGGGGCTCGAACGTTCAAAATGGCGTAGGAAATTTCTTTGGTCTGTCCAGCAACCAACCGAACAACGACCAGGCGGCTTCCAGTTCGCCAAATGCACCGTTGAATCCCGTACAAAGTCTCGTCGAAGGTTCTCAAGCTTCGTGGAATAACGCTACCGCAGTCGCTCAGGGCATTGCTGGACAGTTCGGATCAAACGTCCAGAATGGAGTATCTAATGTTTTCGGTATTAACCTTAACCGGCCGAGCAACGACGAGCCAGTTACAGATACGACCCAGTCAACCAGTCCTGGACCGGATACAACCACATCAACGGCTCAATCGTCGTCCACAGAGTTGGCTGCAACGGATAGTTCGACAGTTTCCACTTCGGTTACGGGAGCTCCTACTTCGGCAACTCCTACTTCGGCAACTCCAACTTCTGGATTTTCGAATCCATTTTCAAGCCTTTTCAACACCTCGCAGTTATCACTACTAAACAACAGTGTTCTAGTGCAGACATTAACTGGTCAGGTGAGCTCGAATTTGGCTAACGGCCTGGCGGGACCTTTTTTTGCCAACCTTAACCGACCCGTA AAACATGACCAACGTGGTGCCTCGTTGAAGGATAACCCTGGAAAAGGCTTTCCTCCAAGTTGGATTATTCCACAGAATTTGGATGGCATAAGCTCGCTCGTAAACCAGTCTGGTATTGTTAAACCATCCGGTGGACTGCAACCAGTAGCCAACAATAGTGGGCTTGCTTTTACTTCCAATGATCCCGTCGTACTTAATGCACCGGCGTATAAGCCGGAAAAACCGAACCTTGTGGGACAACTGCTTTCCAACGCTCCAGGATTTAACAATAGCTTTGCATCGATCTCTAACTTGATTCAAGCTAAACCTGAATCACCTGCCACCATGGTTTATAAAGACACGATTCCAGACCCCCTGCAAGCACTCATCAGCTCCTCACAGTCCGCTGTGTCGAACACCACTGGCGCCGTGCAAGGAACCATCGGTCAGTGGGGATCGAACGTGCAGAATGGAGTGTCCAACGTATTCGGTGTTAACGTCAACCGTCCAAGCAACGATGAGCCAGTTACAGACACAACCCAGGCAACCAGCTCTGCGCCGGATACAACCACATCAACGGCTAAGACCTCGCCCGCAACCGATAGTTCACCAACTTCCGCAACGGTTGCCGCAGCTCCTGCTGGGACAAGTATCATTTCTGGCAGTCTGAATCCTTTGGTAGTGTTAGGGGGGAGCTCAAAACCCTCTCTGTTGAATGCAACGCAGGGACTCATTACACCATTGGGCTCAAATGGGCTCATCTTCTACAAAAATCCCAACCGACCCAATGCGTCTCAAAATGCTTCAGCTGACACGCCCTTAATGGATGTTCCACCGACAGCACCAACGTGCGCTGGATGTACACCTG GCCAATGTTCTTATAGCCCCTTCCGGAACCTTCGGATCATTGGTGGGTCAGACGTGAACTACACAACAGACTTTCCGTGGGTCGCATTGATCAAGTACTCGGGGACTCCTTACACACAGGGGTCACTAATCAACGACCGTGCTATATTGACAACGGCAACCATAGTTTCCAGTATGATCGACATCTCGTCGATCTCTGTCGTTCTGGGGATCCTCGACCGGTCCGCTACAGGTACCACCGACCACATGATCTCAAGCACATACATACATCCCGGCTACTCGTCCAGCAATCTGTTTGCGGACAACATCGGTATACTCACCCTGATGACTCCGCTAACATCATCATTCGAGCCCGTGTGTTTGCCGATGGGATCCCAGGTGTACTATCCTATTCCTAAAGCTACCGTTGTTGGATGGGGCTCCTCAACAACCCTCAATGGGCCAAAGACAGATGATTTACAGGTAGCTGAACTACAAATGTACGCTACAGTTGCGTGTCAAACTGCGTATGGTAGTAAGGTCACCAACAAGAACCTTTGCGCTGGACAAGGCCGACCTCCCTCAACAAAGAAAGGAACATGCACG GGTGATGGCGGAAGTCCTCTCATGGCTAAGCCTCCACTGTCTTCCGTATGGCAGCTCTTAGGCATTACAATTGAAATTCCTAATGCAGGGTGCGGAGTTTGGAGTCAGCCATCGGTTTTTACCAACGTTGCTGCATACATGGATTGGATCGTCACCTACGGCCCAGGATGCAGTTGTCCGCAGACAAGCCCATATTAG